aaaaagacagaaaagtgcaaaaaagaGTCAATGAAGACTGACAATCCCCACCAGTGAAACAGAggataaaaatgtttaaaaaaaaaacatacttcatATTCCTAACATGTGTTTGATGCAAATTTCCTGATATGAACAGTAAATAGGCCATGATATTGTGCTTTCAActtctcatgtttttctttcttctattttGTGATGTGGAACTTGAAATTAAGCAGTGCGTGATAGATAAGTTAAAAAATACcatttctgaaaatattcacagtatCTGATTAAAATTTTGTGAGTGCCCTTAAATGATGATAAAcccattttttaataaatatatttttactttcatttacaACCTGTTTGTGCCTTGAAGTAATAGTGACAAAGGGCAATAACATAGGGatactttcaaaaataaaatgtgacacatCTAGTgacctttcaaaagaaaggtcaCTATTAAGGGGCTTAATAATGAGTGTGATTcaaggggagagaaaacaatCGTGTTGTATGAACGAGTTTGAAGTGACTTACAACTATCTAACTGAGAATTTATTTCTGTGAGAGTGGATGTAACATCAGTAGTGTGACAGTTGGGAGTGCCCCATAAAGTAAACACAGAGTTGACTATTCATTTgagtttgaataaaaaatatcagataCAGTACTGTAGTCTTTCTTTAACCAACTCTCCTCAATGCTCTCCTTCGTGGTCccgcttaaaaaaacaaaggtcatACAAAGCAtaatttgaaaaggaaaacatcaatCACTTGTTGAGATGCACATTTCACTCTACATGATGGATGCCCCCCCCCACGACGATCAACATGAAATATCTGATTTGCTCTCAGAgtcagaataaatgtgaaatccTAGGGTTTCTTAGCGATCATCTAAAACATCAACATCTCTTGATCTTAAAGCACGATACCCTACTGATGACGAAGGTGGGTTGGTAGAGTGAAATAAGTTCAAATAGACTTATTGACCTAAGGCTAATTATACTTAACCTATAGGATCTTGTAatagcaagttttttttctttacagttgCAGCCTTTTTGTTGCTAGGAAGCTGTTAAAAGTGACGAACTAGCCTGAGTAGCAAATATGACGATTGCAAGAGTGAACTGCCGATTTGTGAAGCTGCTTGTTCAGAATAGTTTGATGGTGCAAGCAAAATGTACTGCTGCGATTCACCTCTCCTGTACTAGTGCTGAAAAtgcagttaaaaacaaacataaaaaggaaattaaaacaaagcccTCACAACCGATGAGGTAATCCTGACCCCGGGGAGTGAACATCTGCCCAAAGATCATCAGACTTTTGATGCTTTTAGATGTTGGGCACAGAAAAGAGCCAGTCTTTTACAAGTGGAAACATCCTGAACTACTGTATCTGTACAACAGTTTATTTGCTCAAGTCCTCGTGCAGAATTAGACTCCAGTTATCTCTACAGGAGAtactttgaattttaaaaacccATCCAGTCCAACTGGACAACTTTAATTTGCCTTGACCACTTTTCCCCACCAGGTCACTACTCTTTGAAACATACACGAGACCTGGAAGTACTACGGCAGCTCACAAGCATGCTTTGATGTGGCATTAATTGAAACCTATTATGTGTTTATCTTTGAAGCCCTGTAACAGAAAGTAAAGTTATTCACAGAGGTTGTTACGAATATGGAAGAAATCGACGAGATTGTTTCTGATCTACGTTGAGACATTTGTTATGTTTATTAAAGTGTAATTTTTCGTCTTTGCTTGTGTACTATGATGTTGGGGGATGTAGGGCGTTCAATGCAGAGCAGCAGTGGCCTCTTTTGTTTCTATATGCTGTACGTGTAATATATAGATTTGGCTTTTAGTTGCTGCGCAGCTTCAGGCGAAGCTGCTGGAGCTCAGACACTGAAACTTGTCCCTCAGAGACTGGACGATGTTGGGTTGGCTCTGCTGCGGCTCGCTCCACAGGTATTTCTCCAATTGCTCACGGTCCAGAGACCTCAGCGGGTCGCACGAGCGCACCGGGGTGCACGGCAGACTCTGCGTCTGCTGCACAGTACCCCGATTCTGATTGGAAGGAACGGCCGCGCTGCCGTTTCCCTGCGCCAGCCCGTCGTGCTCCTGTTCGCTCTCGTCCTCTGAGCGGATCTCTACATAGTCATCGTCATCTTCCTCATTGTCCTTGAAGTTGGCCAGGTAGTTCTGGGTGGCGGTGAGTATGCTCAGCGCAGACGCCCGATTCAAGACGACCACCTGCTGGCCGTCGTGTAAGGTGAGATCTGACTGGCCCTGGGTAAACCGCTCTGGGAGGCTACTCTGCCGGCCAGCCCGGCCCAGACTAGGGCCCCGGAGTCCGCCTGTGGATCGATCCACAGTGGGTCTGTCGCATTTGAGTTCAGACTGGCTGTTCTCCCGCTGCTGGCTTCCCAGAGAGCTGACCGACTGACACGGATCGGATGGGGAAGGCTCCGGGGAAGTCGAAGACGCGGCGTTAAAGGACGGATGTCTCTTAATGGAACTGTACACGTGCTCCTCTTTCTCGCTTGGCGCCGACATGCACGAACTCCACCTTTGTGAAGGCGGGGTGGTGGGAGTGGTAGGGAAAGTCTGGAGAGAGGGGATGGAGCGGGCGGAGGTTAGTCTTCGCTGCGGGGTGGAAGACGCCCGAGCGTCCCCCACCTCGCTGACTGACGAGACGAAGCTGGCCAGCTCTCCGTTGCTGTACGTGGCGTGGAGCCATTCTGCCTCCAGGGAGGTCTCAGGCATGGACGGGGAGGACGGCAGCCCCGGATGGCTGTGGTGTGGGGTAGAAGAGGGCTGACCAGCAGGGCTAGGAGGATCTTTAAACATCACCTGGTCATAGAGCTGGGAGTACTCTGCTATTCTTGCACCTGAAGAAAGAACACAGAGAATGTTAAAAGGCAATGTTCTCTTTAGTCTTTATTCTTAAATCtgcaatatctttttttttttttgccaaatgagggcagcagaaacaagctgtgaacacaacactgaataATTATCACCTGAGCATAAGGTTGACAATTTGCAAATCCAGCAGATCTAAAGCAACAATAGCATTCACTAGTTGTGTTTTATCTCTACACCAAATCCTACAGCTACAAACAGAAGGGGACATCGCACAGTCCTGTCTAGGGATGCAACCATCTAATCCGCTAGATTGGCACAGCTACTAAACTTATTATCAGACATGACCAATTCAGGTTGAAAATAGTTTCTTTATCAatgtaatgaaaaacaaaattatgatgtctcaaaagaaaaatttgaaataaggTTGGTGACAGAACACATGAAAACTCAAAAACTACAGAGCACTTCTATTAGATCGCTGTTCAGTATTGAAAGATGCTCTATGTTTGGGTATTGGAAATAGTGAAGATGGTCAGATAGATACATCTACACAGATGAGACAAGTAATACCAGAGTTAGAAACTTGATGGTTTAAATGTACCTATGGCTGCACCTCCTTGTTTCTTCTCCTCTAAGATGGCTGCCAGgtctctctgcttcttctcGGCTCTTGCCCGACTACACGAGTCCCCGGGGTCCATGCTCCGCATGCGCAGCAGCTGGTTGGCCTTCTTGATCTTCTGGCTGTACTGCCGCGCCATCAGGAACACCCTGTTCTTGGACTTCTCCATCAGCTCCAGCTCGGACTCGcccagcaggagagaggaggaggccaggGGGGAGTCCAGACCTGCCAGCTCCCCTGGAAACAAACTGTGGAGGTCCTTGACGGAATTCTCCCTCTGAGGAGCGTTCCGCGGAGGAAGCTCCACCAGGTCGTCGTCCTCCAGGCGGAAGCTGCCGCTGCTGAGGCGAGCCAGCCTGTTACGGATGTTCTTCACTGTGCCTGGGAGGGGCTCGGGGGTCGCAGGAATCAGGGGTGAAGGGGGAGCAGGGCCGTGGTGGTCTTCTTCCGCGGCGCCTTCACTTTGAAGATCGGGGAGGTTGATGACTGGAATGGTGAATGATGGCGTGGACGAGATGGGTGGGGGTTTCGGCTGGTGTGCCGGCGGGCTCTTGGCTGGAGGGCTGGCTACTTGGGTGCTAATTACAGGGGGGCTCTTTTCGGGGCTGTTTTTGACTGATGGGGTCTTTTTAGGAGACTCACTGGCGCTAACAGGGAAGGCAGCAGGAAGCCGATCAGCTTTCTTTTCGTTGACCTTAATGTAGTTTTCTAAGTCGTTCCAGATCTCGTCGACCTGCTCCGACATTTTGTCCCCTCTCTGTGATCGCTGCGAGAACGTCTCAGAAGCAGACGAGGACGAATAATCTGGCTCGGAGGAACGTGGGACAGGACGGGAGGTGTCTGGTCCTTCGTCCTCTCCAAAGTGGAGGCTCTCCTCGGATACAAACCCGCCAAGACTTTCCGTCAGGTCTTGTTCAGAGGCCAGCACACTGTCCCTCTCCTGTTGGAGTTCATTTCCTTCACTCATTCCTCTAAGCTCTGATGATGGTGGTTCCCTAAAACAGATGGTGTCATAGATGTTGTCCTCTACTATCTTGAGCTCACATGTCCCAAACTGCCTCCCCTCCTGTGTGGAGGACCGGTTGCTCTCAGAGGAACTGTCTGGTTGCTTCGTAGGCGCTGTGATCCCTGTAACCTCATCCGGTACCCTTGCGGCCTGGCCCTGGGAACCCTTTGCATCCGCGGATGTCTCTTTCCACGATTGGCTTTCCTCTGGGTCTCTCCTGATGAGGCCCATGCTCTTAAGGTCCTCATAGCTGATGTTGTCATAGACATTTTCAATATCATCTATCGTCAGCTGCTCAGCTGAGGACGATCCAGATATGTCGTTGCTGGACGATTCAGTGTGGATCACTTCCAGGTTGCTGTGACCGGCCTGGTCATCGTCTGGGCTCTGTCGAGCTTCCGTAGCCTTCTCCCCTGCACTGCTCGCCCTCCGCAGGACTCTGCCCCTGTTGGGTGGAGGGTCAACATGCACCGCGGGCACCTGTTCGACATGCCAGCTGCAGGGACGAGCTGTCTTGGGCGACGAGGGGGCCTCCGGCCTCGCCCGGGGCACCTCGGGTTCCTGTCCACTGGGCTCCGTGGGAACAAACATCTGGTAGATgtcctcgtcctcatcatcgGGCTGCACGGTCCTCTGACGCGTGGGGAACATGGCCCTGCGAGCCCGGTGGTCTGCCCAGATGTTCCTCACCGAGTTGTCACTCTCCGTGACTATTACAGAGGGAATAGGGGAGTCGGGAGGCTCCTCTGTCACGCGAGGTGTCCTAAGGAGTGGCGGGTGGTGACTGCCTTCCCTCACCAGtgactctctcgctctctgaaGGGGGAGACAGACGAAATTTGTTGTTTCATGAGTGGTTGAGGGAGTCCAAAAATCATCAGAAATAGattcttttatttgtgattAATACCTGTACGTCTGAAGGGCTCATATTGAAGGCTTTCCACTGTTCTATACTATCAACAGACGCCTGAGGGTTCagcctcttcctgctgcttttgCCAGGGACGCGCAGCCTCTTCCCACCTCCCTGAATGCAAAGTTTCAGCATTTAACAACATGTTTGAAGGACGAGGGGTTGATGGCCTGAAGCTGAAGTTAACAAGTTAACGTGCTAATGTAATGAACGTCACTCGTCGGGAGGCTCAAGACTCACCAGTCCActgtcgtcctcgtcgtcggcATCCTGCTGATGCggctcctctccttcctctctgtcactgtggTCATAGTGGTCGCCAGGGTCCAGGGATTCTTGCGATTGGTTGATGAGGCTGCGGCTGCGACCGATCGTGCCCAGAGCCAGCTGGGACATTGGAGAGAGCAGGGTGGCACCCAGACTTGTTCTCTGCAGAAGAGGACAGTTTCAAGAGTTTGGGTTAAAATAATTTCTGCGAGTGTGAACTCGCGCTTAGAATGCTCATCGTCTCTGGTCACCGCGCACCTTTTCACCGTCGGCGTTTGCCGCATTCTGCTTGGCGTTCTTCAGTAATTTGGATAGAGGTTCTgaggacacaaacaaatacatttacaatgAGCTCTTACAGTTCAGCTATTGCAAAGGGTTTAGTCTCTTAAATTCATCATTTCCCACCTTTCCTGCGTCCCCTCCGAGGAGTTGGGCCCTCCTTGGTTTGAGGGGAATCCTTCTTGTCACCACCAGGGCTGTAATGAAACCCAGGATGATCTGCAGAAATGACAGACAAGGTGTCACACAACAATTAGATGATGGTGaagtatattaatatattttattataaatatatatattttaatacacGGTGATATTAGTAAATTGGCACTTACGCATTGCGTCCATTTCCAAGATGGCTTGCTTGGCCTAaaattgataaagaaaaatgaGGTCGAGTTCAACAGGTCAGACTGTGGGTGAACATTAGGTTTGCCACTAGGTGGCGCCACAATACATATTAAAAAGTATCACTCAACAAGACACTAAACAAGCAGCCCCTTCAGTGAACTTTCTCAGTGACCTTCACAAGTGGAGAGAGACCCTCAGTTTCCACTTACACTTGTCCAGGGGCAGATGATGAGAAagataagaaagaagaaatcGGAGCACATGACAGGAAAGTTAGGAAAAAAGCAGGGGTtagaaaagatggagaaagtGGAGAAGAGAAGTAGGCGAGTAGGGAGTGACGTTTTCCACACATCCCACTCAGAGTCTGTTTACGCCATCAGTGAACTGAGGGGGAGCTTATCAGGAGACGAGGAGCTCTTACCTTCGCAGGGATTTTGGCAGGGTGGTTTTCAAGGATGAGTCTCTTGAGGTGTAAGATCCACATGCGCTTGTCTTGTTGTGATTTGGCCTGGGGGCAGAGCGTCGAACATCACAGGGAAGATAATATCAGACATGCACGTTCAAAGGCAGGTGAGAGGGTCGGGATAAGCCCTCGAAATTTTGGATCTTAGGCTTTCTTACATCACGCACattattccttttctttttcagtgctTGCCCACAGTGGTTGGGTAACAACAATGGCCACCATTGGCATCTAAACACTCGACATGTCTGGGCGACTCAGCGAGGTGAGCCTGGACTCCCGACAGAATAATGAAACACCTGTAAATTATCGCCACACTTTCCTGACTGCACTCTCGCACAATGCTGCTGGTGGCTACAGTTTCTTAAACACGCAACGAGATTCACAAAGAGTTTGACTTTTGCGATGATGTGTGCTTTCCTATGCGGTGTTGCCATACCTGCACTGTGTGCTGCAGTTTGGGATTCTTGTAGTGGAACACGCTGAAGCTCAGCGGTTCTTTCGGAATAACTTCCACCAGCATCAGGTTACAGCACTGCAACAGACAAGTAGGACATGGTGTTCGAAATATTGTAACCGAGTTTGTGTGTTTAGCATCGCTCTGGGACGGGTGGTGCTTCGAGAAACGCGACTGACCAGGATGTGGGCCTTGTACGTGTAGGTTTCTTCTCGTTTCTTGGTGATCAGCAGAAGCTtgtcaaacaggaagagagTTCTCTCGTTCTTGGCTCGCTGCAGACGAAACGTTCCCTCAAGAACCAACTCTCCGTAGCCAATCAGATCAGGGCCTTTCCAGTTGGTCAGCTGGCTCTGGATTTCCTGGTGCgagcacagaaaatgaaaataattttcattaAACATAAACAGGAAAAGCTTTTGCACAATAGCAGCGAAACATttggagattttaaaaacattttgtggcagaaaaataaatatttggaaAAACTGAGCTGAAGTAGAACTAGTGTAGCAAAAATCTGAAATTACATATGGAAAAAGATTcagaaaatgtgtgtaaaaGAGTGAAGGACGTAACAACCGTGTttacgtgttttttttatatatatatataattataaataaatcacaaaaagctcttataatatttttttggggggtgttgTGCTA
This sequence is a window from Scophthalmus maximus strain ysfricsl-2021 chromosome 18, ASM2237912v1, whole genome shotgun sequence. Protein-coding genes within it:
- the LOC118290135 gene encoding pleckstrin homology domain-containing family G member 1 isoform X1; translated protein: MFVISPPDQGGSEVTNALKTTFNSLKTKKDLSSAAARTRRLTHVLSARTSPERRGENNNDYNYLPDALPPLLEVPDSGSVLSSVDIPARCLRNPAFRHASSRYCSALSMDSSPDSAERPISYSSTSSSASSRDSHCSLGSRSTLVPGPHCNPVTSDRDSGAIRLELVPARQLGCGEEEDGNDKGMDTGRGRGQGRQGSGQTPTEHSEPELSPEGGERTGQGPRTYVDRVVQEILDTERTYVQDLRSIVEDYLECISNQSRLALSSEDKGSLFGNIQDIYHLNRDLLHDLEKCNADPVAIAECFVSKSEEFHIYTQYCTNYPRSVAVLTECMRNKALAKFFRERQESLRHSLPLGSYLLKPVQRILKYHLLLHEIANHMEKDTETYEVVQEAIDTMQRVAWHINDMKRKHEHAVRLQEIQSQLTNWKGPDLIGYGELVLEGTFRLQRAKNERTLFLFDKLLLITKKREETYTYKAHILCCNLMLVEVIPKEPLSFSVFHYKNPKLQHTVQAKSQQDKRMWILHLKRLILENHPAKIPAKAKQAILEMDAMHHPGFHYSPGGDKKDSPQTKEGPTPRRGRRKEPLSKLLKNAKQNAANADGEKRTSLGATLLSPMSQLALGTIGRSRSLINQSQESLDPGDHYDHSDREEGEEPHQQDADDEDDSGLGGGKRLRVPGKSSRKRLNPQASVDSIEQWKAFNMSPSDVQRARESLVREGSHHPPLLRTPRVTEEPPDSPIPSVIVTESDNSVRNIWADHRARRAMFPTRQRTVQPDDEDEDIYQMFVPTEPSGQEPEVPRARPEAPSSPKTARPCSWHVEQVPAVHVDPPPNRGRVLRRASSAGEKATEARQSPDDDQAGHSNLEVIHTESSSNDISGSSSAEQLTIDDIENVYDNISYEDLKSMGLIRRDPEESQSWKETSADAKGSQGQAARVPDEVTGITAPTKQPDSSSESNRSSTQEGRQFGTCELKIVEDNIYDTICFREPPSSELRGMSEGNELQQERDSVLASEQDLTESLGGFVSEESLHFGEDEGPDTSRPVPRSSEPDYSSSSASETFSQRSQRGDKMSEQVDEIWNDLENYIKVNEKKADRLPAAFPVSASESPKKTPSVKNSPEKSPPVISTQVASPPAKSPPAHQPKPPPISSTPSFTIPVINLPDLQSEGAAEEDHHGPAPPSPLIPATPEPLPGTVKNIRNRLARLSSGSFRLEDDDLVELPPRNAPQRENSVKDLHSLFPGELAGLDSPLASSSLLLGESELELMEKSKNRVFLMARQYSQKIKKANQLLRMRSMDPGDSCSRARAEKKQRDLAAILEEKKQGGAAIGARIAEYSQLYDQVMFKDPPSPAGQPSSTPHHSHPGLPSSPSMPETSLEAEWLHATYSNGELASFVSSVSEVGDARASSTPQRRLTSARSIPSLQTFPTTPTTPPSQRWSSCMSAPSEKEEHVYSSIKRHPSFNAASSTSPEPSPSDPCQSVSSLGSQQRENSQSELKCDRPTVDRSTGGLRGPSLGRAGRQSSLPERFTQGQSDLTLHDGQQVVVLNRASALSILTATQNYLANFKDNEEDDDDYVEIRSEDESEQEHDGLAQGNGSAAVPSNQNRGTVQQTQSLPCTPVRSCDPLRSLDREQLEKYLWSEPQQSQPNIVQSLRDKFQCLSSSSFA
- the LOC118290135 gene encoding pleckstrin homology domain-containing family G member 1 isoform X3 — encoded protein: MPTDDYNYLPDALPPLLEVPDSGSVLSSVDIPARCLRNPAFRHASSRYCSALSMDSSPDSAERPISYSSTSSSASSRDSHCSLGSRSTLVPGPHCNPVTSDRDSGAIRLELVPARQLGCGEEEDGNDKGMDTGRGRGQGRQGSGQTPTEHSEPELSPEGGERTGQGPRTYVDRVVQEILDTERTYVQDLRSIVEDYLECISNQSRLALSSEDKGSLFGNIQDIYHLNRDLLHDLEKCNADPVAIAECFVSKSEEFHIYTQYCTNYPRSVAVLTECMRNKALAKFFRERQESLRHSLPLGSYLLKPVQRILKYHLLLHEIANHMEKDTETYEVVQEAIDTMQRVAWHINDMKRKHEHAVRLQEIQSQLTNWKGPDLIGYGELVLEGTFRLQRAKNERTLFLFDKLLLITKKREETYTYKAHILCCNLMLVEVIPKEPLSFSVFHYKNPKLQHTVQAKSQQDKRMWILHLKRLILENHPAKIPAKAKQAILEMDAMHHPGFHYSPGGDKKDSPQTKEGPTPRRGRRKEPLSKLLKNAKQNAANADGEKRTSLGATLLSPMSQLALGTIGRSRSLINQSQESLDPGDHYDHSDREEGEEPHQQDADDEDDSGLGGGKRLRVPGKSSRKRLNPQASVDSIEQWKAFNMSPSDVQRARESLVREGSHHPPLLRTPRVTEEPPDSPIPSVIVTESDNSVRNIWADHRARRAMFPTRQRTVQPDDEDEDIYQMFVPTEPSGQEPEVPRARPEAPSSPKTARPCSWHVEQVPAVHVDPPPNRGRVLRRASSAGEKATEARQSPDDDQAGHSNLEVIHTESSSNDISGSSSAEQLTIDDIENVYDNISYEDLKSMGLIRRDPEESQSWKETSADAKGSQGQAARVPDEVTGITAPTKQPDSSSESNRSSTQEGRQFGTCELKIVEDNIYDTICFREPPSSELRGMSEGNELQQERDSVLASEQDLTESLGGFVSEESLHFGEDEGPDTSRPVPRSSEPDYSSSSASETFSQRSQRGDKMSEQVDEIWNDLENYIKVNEKKADRLPAAFPVSASESPKKTPSVKNSPEKSPPVISTQVASPPAKSPPAHQPKPPPISSTPSFTIPVINLPDLQSEGAAEEDHHGPAPPSPLIPATPEPLPGTVKNIRNRLARLSSGSFRLEDDDLVELPPRNAPQRENSVKDLHSLFPGELAGLDSPLASSSLLLGESELELMEKSKNRVFLMARQYSQKIKKANQLLRMRSMDPGDSCSRARAEKKQRDLAAILEEKKQGGAAIGARIAEYSQLYDQVMFKDPPSPAGQPSSTPHHSHPGLPSSPSMPETSLEAEWLHATYSNGELASFVSSVSEVGDARASSTPQRRLTSARSIPSLQTFPTTPTTPPSQRWSSCMSAPSEKEEHVYSSIKRHPSFNAASSTSPEPSPSDPCQSVSSLGSQQRENSQSELKCDRPTVDRSTGGLRGPSLGRAGRQSSLPERFTQGQSDLTLHDGQQVVVLNRASALSILTATQNYLANFKDNEEDDDDYVEIRSEDESEQEHDGLAQGNGSAAVPSNQNRGTVQQTQSLPCTPVRSCDPLRSLDREQLEKYLWSEPQQSQPNIVQSLRDKFQCLSSSSFA
- the LOC118290135 gene encoding pleckstrin homology domain-containing family G member 1 isoform X2; translated protein: MCGFTSAGLTVGPWESVIISERISPQTPDDYNYLPDALPPLLEVPDSGSVLSSVDIPARCLRNPAFRHASSRYCSALSMDSSPDSAERPISYSSTSSSASSRDSHCSLGSRSTLVPGPHCNPVTSDRDSGAIRLELVPARQLGCGEEEDGNDKGMDTGRGRGQGRQGSGQTPTEHSEPELSPEGGERTGQGPRTYVDRVVQEILDTERTYVQDLRSIVEDYLECISNQSRLALSSEDKGSLFGNIQDIYHLNRDLLHDLEKCNADPVAIAECFVSKSEEFHIYTQYCTNYPRSVAVLTECMRNKALAKFFRERQESLRHSLPLGSYLLKPVQRILKYHLLLHEIANHMEKDTETYEVVQEAIDTMQRVAWHINDMKRKHEHAVRLQEIQSQLTNWKGPDLIGYGELVLEGTFRLQRAKNERTLFLFDKLLLITKKREETYTYKAHILCCNLMLVEVIPKEPLSFSVFHYKNPKLQHTVQAKSQQDKRMWILHLKRLILENHPAKIPAKAKQAILEMDAMHHPGFHYSPGGDKKDSPQTKEGPTPRRGRRKEPLSKLLKNAKQNAANADGEKRTSLGATLLSPMSQLALGTIGRSRSLINQSQESLDPGDHYDHSDREEGEEPHQQDADDEDDSGLGGGKRLRVPGKSSRKRLNPQASVDSIEQWKAFNMSPSDVQRARESLVREGSHHPPLLRTPRVTEEPPDSPIPSVIVTESDNSVRNIWADHRARRAMFPTRQRTVQPDDEDEDIYQMFVPTEPSGQEPEVPRARPEAPSSPKTARPCSWHVEQVPAVHVDPPPNRGRVLRRASSAGEKATEARQSPDDDQAGHSNLEVIHTESSSNDISGSSSAEQLTIDDIENVYDNISYEDLKSMGLIRRDPEESQSWKETSADAKGSQGQAARVPDEVTGITAPTKQPDSSSESNRSSTQEGRQFGTCELKIVEDNIYDTICFREPPSSELRGMSEGNELQQERDSVLASEQDLTESLGGFVSEESLHFGEDEGPDTSRPVPRSSEPDYSSSSASETFSQRSQRGDKMSEQVDEIWNDLENYIKVNEKKADRLPAAFPVSASESPKKTPSVKNSPEKSPPVISTQVASPPAKSPPAHQPKPPPISSTPSFTIPVINLPDLQSEGAAEEDHHGPAPPSPLIPATPEPLPGTVKNIRNRLARLSSGSFRLEDDDLVELPPRNAPQRENSVKDLHSLFPGELAGLDSPLASSSLLLGESELELMEKSKNRVFLMARQYSQKIKKANQLLRMRSMDPGDSCSRARAEKKQRDLAAILEEKKQGGAAIGARIAEYSQLYDQVMFKDPPSPAGQPSSTPHHSHPGLPSSPSMPETSLEAEWLHATYSNGELASFVSSVSEVGDARASSTPQRRLTSARSIPSLQTFPTTPTTPPSQRWSSCMSAPSEKEEHVYSSIKRHPSFNAASSTSPEPSPSDPCQSVSSLGSQQRENSQSELKCDRPTVDRSTGGLRGPSLGRAGRQSSLPERFTQGQSDLTLHDGQQVVVLNRASALSILTATQNYLANFKDNEEDDDDYVEIRSEDESEQEHDGLAQGNGSAAVPSNQNRGTVQQTQSLPCTPVRSCDPLRSLDREQLEKYLWSEPQQSQPNIVQSLRDKFQCLSSSSFA
- the LOC118290135 gene encoding pleckstrin homology domain-containing family G member 1 isoform X4 — translated: MDSSPDSAERPISYSSTSSSASSRDSHCSLGSRSTLVPGPHCNPVTSDRDSGAIRLELVPARQLGCGEEEDGNDKGMDTGRGRGQGRQGSGQTPTEHSEPELSPEGGERTGQGPRTYVDRVVQEILDTERTYVQDLRSIVEDYLECISNQSRLALSSEDKGSLFGNIQDIYHLNRDLLHDLEKCNADPVAIAECFVSKSEEFHIYTQYCTNYPRSVAVLTECMRNKALAKFFRERQESLRHSLPLGSYLLKPVQRILKYHLLLHEIANHMEKDTETYEVVQEAIDTMQRVAWHINDMKRKHEHAVRLQEIQSQLTNWKGPDLIGYGELVLEGTFRLQRAKNERTLFLFDKLLLITKKREETYTYKAHILCCNLMLVEVIPKEPLSFSVFHYKNPKLQHTVQAKSQQDKRMWILHLKRLILENHPAKIPAKAKQAILEMDAMHHPGFHYSPGGDKKDSPQTKEGPTPRRGRRKEPLSKLLKNAKQNAANADGEKRTSLGATLLSPMSQLALGTIGRSRSLINQSQESLDPGDHYDHSDREEGEEPHQQDADDEDDSGLGGGKRLRVPGKSSRKRLNPQASVDSIEQWKAFNMSPSDVQRARESLVREGSHHPPLLRTPRVTEEPPDSPIPSVIVTESDNSVRNIWADHRARRAMFPTRQRTVQPDDEDEDIYQMFVPTEPSGQEPEVPRARPEAPSSPKTARPCSWHVEQVPAVHVDPPPNRGRVLRRASSAGEKATEARQSPDDDQAGHSNLEVIHTESSSNDISGSSSAEQLTIDDIENVYDNISYEDLKSMGLIRRDPEESQSWKETSADAKGSQGQAARVPDEVTGITAPTKQPDSSSESNRSSTQEGRQFGTCELKIVEDNIYDTICFREPPSSELRGMSEGNELQQERDSVLASEQDLTESLGGFVSEESLHFGEDEGPDTSRPVPRSSEPDYSSSSASETFSQRSQRGDKMSEQVDEIWNDLENYIKVNEKKADRLPAAFPVSASESPKKTPSVKNSPEKSPPVISTQVASPPAKSPPAHQPKPPPISSTPSFTIPVINLPDLQSEGAAEEDHHGPAPPSPLIPATPEPLPGTVKNIRNRLARLSSGSFRLEDDDLVELPPRNAPQRENSVKDLHSLFPGELAGLDSPLASSSLLLGESELELMEKSKNRVFLMARQYSQKIKKANQLLRMRSMDPGDSCSRARAEKKQRDLAAILEEKKQGGAAIGARIAEYSQLYDQVMFKDPPSPAGQPSSTPHHSHPGLPSSPSMPETSLEAEWLHATYSNGELASFVSSVSEVGDARASSTPQRRLTSARSIPSLQTFPTTPTTPPSQRWSSCMSAPSEKEEHVYSSIKRHPSFNAASSTSPEPSPSDPCQSVSSLGSQQRENSQSELKCDRPTVDRSTGGLRGPSLGRAGRQSSLPERFTQGQSDLTLHDGQQVVVLNRASALSILTATQNYLANFKDNEEDDDDYVEIRSEDESEQEHDGLAQGNGSAAVPSNQNRGTVQQTQSLPCTPVRSCDPLRSLDREQLEKYLWSEPQQSQPNIVQSLRDKFQCLSSSSFA